One part of the Chthonomonadales bacterium genome encodes these proteins:
- a CDS encoding exo-alpha-sialidase → MRADDGLAEAAAMAASAPAAGGPVRPLASAFVTLFESPDPDRVFCYTPGLARLGSGRLVATLDLGGPGVADLPGIRLQRGDGGNPSQGKVLTSDDGGLHWTHRADFPFYHARPFAAGRSLYVLGHAGDLRIMRSDDEGVTWSASAALTRGQEWHQSACNVHYAGGCVYLVMERRVSHQIRAWAVGELAPVLMRARVDDDLTRRESWTFASELSFGQALAGAAEGPEVDYFGVPFHRAPYPAGAEAAPGRRCAPMGWLETNVVQIVDRDHAWFAPGTFHLWMRAHTGGTGYAAVAKVLESADGSMATMLETVPSGKRILYAPCPGGQMRFHVLYDAESRLYWLLSSQATDSMTRADRLPPERFNLPNNERHRLQLHFSRNMVDWCFAGIVAVGGGPRESRHYASMVVDGEDLVVLSRSGDARARSAHDGNLITFHRIPRFRDLVY, encoded by the coding sequence ATGCGCGCCGACGATGGGCTGGCGGAGGCCGCCGCGATGGCGGCGAGCGCGCCCGCGGCCGGAGGCCCCGTGCGGCCCCTGGCGAGCGCCTTCGTCACGCTCTTCGAGTCGCCGGACCCGGACCGCGTCTTCTGCTACACGCCCGGCCTGGCGCGCCTGGGGTCCGGGCGGCTGGTGGCCACGCTCGACCTCGGCGGCCCCGGAGTGGCCGACCTGCCTGGAATCAGGCTCCAGCGCGGAGACGGCGGCAATCCGTCGCAGGGCAAGGTGCTCACCAGCGACGACGGGGGCCTCCACTGGACGCACCGCGCCGACTTCCCCTTCTACCACGCGCGGCCGTTTGCCGCCGGCCGCAGCCTCTACGTGCTCGGGCACGCGGGCGACCTGCGCATCATGCGCTCAGACGACGAGGGCGTCACCTGGTCGGCGTCCGCCGCGCTCACGCGCGGCCAGGAGTGGCATCAGTCGGCGTGCAACGTACACTATGCCGGCGGCTGCGTCTACCTGGTCATGGAGCGGCGCGTGTCGCACCAGATCCGCGCCTGGGCCGTGGGTGAGCTCGCGCCGGTCCTGATGCGCGCCCGGGTCGATGACGACCTGACGCGTCGGGAGAGCTGGACCTTCGCGTCCGAGCTCAGCTTCGGCCAGGCCCTGGCGGGCGCCGCCGAGGGCCCGGAGGTCGACTACTTCGGCGTGCCCTTCCACCGCGCCCCCTACCCGGCCGGCGCCGAAGCCGCGCCGGGCCGCCGCTGCGCGCCGATGGGCTGGCTGGAGACGAACGTCGTGCAGATTGTGGATCGTGACCACGCATGGTTCGCGCCGGGCACCTTCCACCTCTGGATGCGCGCGCACACGGGCGGCACGGGCTACGCGGCGGTGGCGAAGGTGCTGGAGAGCGCCGATGGGTCGATGGCCACGATGCTCGAGACGGTGCCGAGCGGCAAGCGCATCCTCTACGCGCCCTGCCCGGGCGGGCAGATGCGCTTCCACGTGCTCTACGACGCCGAGAGCCGGCTCTACTGGCTCCTGAGCAGCCAGGCCACCGACTCCATGACGCGCGCCGACCGGCTGCCTCCGGAGCGGTTCAACCTGCCGAACAACGAGCGCCACCGGCTGCAACTGCACTTCTCGCGCAACATGGTGGACTGGTGCTTCGCCGGCATCGTGGCGGTGGGGGGCGGACCGAGGGAGTCGCGGCACTATGCCAGCATGGTAGTCGACGGCGAGGACCTGGTGGTGCTCTCGCGCAGCGGTGACGCGCGGGCGCGCAGCGCCCACGACGGCAACCTGATCACCTTCCACCGCATCCCGCGCTTCCGCGACCTGGTCTACTGA